A region of uncultured Draconibacterium sp. DNA encodes the following proteins:
- a CDS encoding SusC/RagA family TonB-linked outer membrane protein, producing the protein MKKLTLFLICALIVGVQIASAQVRSVSGTVLNSEDNTPIPGVSVSVKGTTVGTVTNIDGIYSFDIPTDAQTIVFSFVGMKTVEMPATGSVINVNLESDVLGLDEVIVTAYGTSTKQAFTGSADVVGAEELSSRNVTSPIAAIEGRATGVQFTSASGQPGSSPDIVIRGVGTLNGSSDPLYIVDGIQYEGSLNTINQEDIESFTILKDAASTSLYGSRAANGVVLITTKNGTKGAIKTSVSAQVGIVSRSIPSYDEVSPGQYYEMMWQALKNSSAGGGDAAYASANIYSNLGYNPFNVANNQIVGTDGMLNPNASVIYKSLDWYDEMEQTGLRTNYNVNVAGGGDRHKVFFSASYLDEEGYVVTTNFNRITSRLNSEFDATDWLKLGGSANITITESAGPTSAGTSSIVNPFGFAKNIGSIYPVYVNDLDGNIVLDAGGNPVFDNGEGYSEYNIGSRPINQGRHAFQELLLNDETTRNNTYGVRFFADFKIIEGLNLRLNYGRDINEGLEKEYENHIIGDAQPTGRYGEDRYRRDVENFNQILTFKKYINEVHSVEITAGHESFQRIYSGIDGSAIKQVATGIYEFDNFAEPISLGGATTEKTIEGYFLRANYNFDGKYYISASVRRDASSVFDEKSRWGNFYSVGGSWRIDQENFMKNVSWINHLKLRASYGQVGNDDLGDFFLSQPRYGLTSNAGNPAIYWSEIGNADLQWETVGSFDVALEFGLFNNIIDGSVEYYKKNSTDLLYDLPIPLSNGLNTVPSNIADLYNSGIEIGLTGHIINKGEFIWDMTLQASTFKNEITKIPDPFIDGSKRWAEGKSIYDFYILQTAGVDPDTGDQLFWMFEFDEEGNSIPVLDDNGNQETTNDWEETERAYTGDNSIPDVLGSVSNYFSYKGFDLNVLVTYGIGGKFLDYGYAAMMHSGTYGRSLHPDILDAWRNPGDVTSVPRMENGNVDLVQTQSSRFLTDASFWTLKNVSLGYTFDGSVTERIGVDNLRLSLTGENLYLKSKRKGLDPQYNLSGTPEGNDFNPSRVFSIGLNVTF; encoded by the coding sequence ATGAAAAAACTGACGCTATTTCTTATTTGTGCTCTTATAGTAGGTGTACAAATAGCAAGTGCACAGGTTAGGAGTGTTTCCGGAACCGTATTAAATTCTGAGGACAACACGCCGATACCGGGTGTATCAGTAAGTGTAAAGGGAACCACCGTTGGTACAGTTACCAATATTGATGGTATTTATTCCTTCGACATTCCAACAGATGCTCAAACAATTGTGTTTTCATTTGTTGGGATGAAAACAGTTGAAATGCCGGCAACGGGTTCAGTAATAAATGTTAACCTGGAGTCGGATGTTTTAGGACTTGATGAAGTGATAGTAACTGCGTATGGTACATCAACAAAGCAGGCATTTACCGGTTCTGCTGATGTAGTGGGGGCTGAAGAATTATCATCACGAAATGTTACTTCTCCGATTGCAGCAATTGAGGGTAGAGCAACAGGAGTACAATTTACTTCTGCATCAGGGCAACCTGGTTCTTCGCCTGATATTGTTATTCGTGGAGTAGGAACACTTAATGGAAGTTCTGACCCGTTGTATATTGTTGATGGTATCCAGTATGAAGGTTCGTTAAATACAATTAACCAGGAAGATATCGAATCTTTTACTATCCTTAAAGATGCCGCTTCTACTTCATTGTACGGATCAAGAGCTGCTAATGGTGTAGTTTTAATTACTACTAAAAATGGTACTAAAGGTGCTATAAAAACTTCTGTATCTGCTCAGGTAGGTATTGTTAGCCGGAGTATTCCGAGCTACGATGAAGTTTCTCCGGGGCAGTATTATGAGATGATGTGGCAGGCTTTAAAAAATTCGAGTGCTGGTGGAGGAGATGCAGCCTATGCTTCTGCAAATATATACAGCAATTTAGGGTATAACCCATTTAATGTGGCAAATAACCAAATTGTTGGAACTGACGGAATGCTAAACCCGAATGCAAGCGTAATTTATAAAAGCTTAGATTGGTATGATGAGATGGAACAAACCGGATTGAGGACAAATTACAATGTTAATGTTGCCGGAGGAGGCGACAGGCATAAAGTATTCTTTTCGGCTTCGTACCTGGATGAAGAAGGATATGTGGTTACAACCAATTTTAATCGTATTACTTCGCGTTTAAATTCCGAATTCGATGCCACTGATTGGTTAAAACTCGGAGGTAGTGCAAACATTACTATTACTGAATCTGCCGGTCCAACTTCTGCAGGAACAAGTAGTATTGTGAATCCTTTCGGCTTTGCTAAAAACATAGGATCAATTTACCCGGTATATGTAAATGACCTGGATGGAAACATCGTATTAGATGCCGGAGGAAATCCTGTTTTTGATAACGGTGAAGGTTATTCTGAATACAATATCGGTTCAAGGCCAATAAATCAAGGTCGTCATGCTTTTCAGGAATTGTTGCTGAATGATGAAACCACGAGAAATAATACCTACGGAGTTCGATTCTTTGCCGATTTCAAAATAATTGAGGGGCTTAATCTTAGATTGAATTACGGTAGAGATATAAATGAAGGTCTTGAAAAAGAATATGAAAACCATATTATTGGTGATGCTCAACCAACCGGGAGATATGGAGAAGACAGATATCGGAGAGATGTTGAAAACTTCAATCAAATTTTAACATTCAAAAAATACATTAATGAAGTTCACAGTGTAGAGATAACTGCAGGACATGAAAGTTTCCAACGAATTTACTCAGGAATCGATGGCTCGGCTATTAAACAAGTTGCTACAGGTATCTATGAATTTGACAATTTTGCCGAGCCAATTAGTTTAGGTGGTGCTACTACAGAAAAAACTATTGAAGGTTACTTCTTAAGGGCAAACTATAATTTCGACGGTAAATATTATATCAGTGCTTCAGTAAGAAGAGATGCTTCTTCTGTTTTTGATGAAAAATCAAGATGGGGTAACTTCTATTCAGTTGGTGGTTCATGGAGAATAGATCAGGAAAATTTCATGAAAAATGTAAGTTGGATTAATCATTTAAAACTACGTGCGTCATATGGTCAGGTAGGTAACGATGATTTGGGCGACTTCTTCTTATCTCAACCAAGATACGGACTAACATCAAACGCCGGGAATCCGGCTATTTACTGGTCAGAAATTGGTAATGCTGACCTTCAATGGGAAACGGTTGGTAGTTTCGACGTAGCCCTGGAATTTGGTTTATTCAATAATATTATTGATGGTTCAGTTGAATATTACAAGAAGAATTCAACTGACCTGCTTTATGATTTACCCATTCCTTTAAGTAATGGTTTAAATACTGTGCCTTCAAACATTGCCGATCTGTATAATTCAGGCATTGAAATCGGTTTAACCGGACATATCATTAATAAGGGGGAATTTATATGGGATATGACACTACAAGCATCTACGTTTAAAAATGAAATAACGAAAATTCCGGATCCTTTTATAGATGGTTCAAAAAGATGGGCAGAAGGTAAATCAATCTATGATTTTTACATACTTCAAACTGCAGGTGTAGATCCCGACACAGGAGATCAATTGTTCTGGATGTTTGAATTTGATGAAGAAGGTAATAGTATACCGGTATTGGATGATAATGGGAATCAGGAAACCACAAATGATTGGGAAGAAACTGAAAGAGCCTATACAGGAGACAACTCCATACCTGATGTTTTAGGATCAGTATCGAATTATTTTAGTTATAAAGGATTCGACCTGAATGTTTTAGTGACATATGGTATCGGTGGAAAATTTTTAGACTATGGATATGCTGCTATGATGCATAGCGGTACTTATGGACGATCACTTCATCCTGATATTCTGGATGCATGGAGAAATCCGGGCGATGTAACCAGTGTGCCCAGAATGGAAAATGGAAATGTTGATTTAGTGCAAACACAGTCTTCCAGATTTTTAACAGATGCGTCTTTCTGGACCTTAAAAAATGTTAGCTTAGGCTATACTTTTGATGGTTCTGTTACCGAGAGAATTGGTGTTGACAATTTAAGATTATCACTTACCGGAGAGAATCTATATCTAAAAAGTAAGAGGAAAGGACTCGATCCTCAATACAATTTATCAGGAACACCAGAGGGTAATGATTTTAACCCATCGAGGGTATTCTCGATAGGATTAAATGTTACATTTTAA
- a CDS encoding RagB/SusD family nutrient uptake outer membrane protein: protein MFKKIILLLVIVAIATTSCDKDFLETKPTDAISSGDALASAENMALILNGLHRLLYAQPQTMLSGGDSYRSGNHYWIPLGDNLAGGVIHSARANNLGWQDDTQWISHNQETSLTTKQLWYQRYHIIASANAIINKAAEGTIPEDAKMKEIIGQAYTYKAYAYLSLVQHYAKGYLIGNPATDPGVPLLFASEAPFTSAPRSTVKEIYDQCMSDINNAIAYFDGATARPTGNASDKSQLNIDIAYGLKARIALNMGEWRTAADAAVMARKDYPIMDKDDYYSGFNSTLLPEVIWGSNVITTETTYFRSYFYLMCNTFNGSQNRNNPKIMDRRLYAQIPDTDYRKGMFLKDAPNSNTSASNGEGGWDNNTNPLYTTEEEFDAEIDRLASVYGWTSSHNTHPYMHVKMRQKSPGTTDPDDIILMRSSEMYLIEAEAEAMLGNIQAAQDALKPLGEERDSAYDVTMYDTKVKLMEHIKFQRALELWGEGFLYTDKIRWDEGIDHAANGGSGASQGLYQSGFQQDKPSINDEWVFKIPQEEIDANPNLGPGDQN from the coding sequence ATGTTTAAAAAGATAATCTTGTTACTTGTAATAGTAGCTATTGCAACAACATCGTGCGACAAAGACTTTTTGGAGACAAAACCAACAGATGCTATATCTTCTGGTGATGCATTGGCATCTGCTGAAAATATGGCACTTATTCTAAATGGCCTGCATCGTTTATTATATGCTCAGCCACAAACTATGCTTTCCGGGGGAGATAGTTACAGATCAGGAAATCATTACTGGATTCCTTTAGGGGATAATTTGGCAGGAGGCGTCATTCATAGTGCCAGGGCAAACAATTTGGGTTGGCAAGACGATACACAATGGATTTCTCATAACCAGGAAACATCTTTAACAACCAAACAGTTGTGGTATCAACGCTATCATATCATTGCCAGTGCCAATGCAATTATAAATAAAGCCGCTGAAGGAACTATTCCTGAAGATGCAAAAATGAAAGAAATTATAGGACAAGCTTATACGTACAAAGCATACGCCTATCTTTCATTGGTTCAGCACTATGCTAAAGGCTATCTGATTGGCAATCCGGCCACAGATCCCGGTGTACCTTTATTGTTTGCTTCTGAAGCTCCTTTTACAAGTGCGCCCAGATCTACAGTAAAAGAAATTTATGACCAGTGTATGTCAGATATTAATAATGCGATAGCATATTTTGATGGTGCAACTGCAAGGCCAACCGGTAATGCATCTGACAAATCTCAACTTAATATTGACATTGCGTATGGTTTAAAAGCCCGTATTGCATTAAATATGGGGGAATGGAGAACCGCAGCCGATGCAGCGGTTATGGCACGTAAGGATTATCCTATTATGGATAAAGATGATTATTATTCAGGCTTTAATTCAACTTTACTTCCTGAAGTTATTTGGGGAAGTAATGTAATTACTACTGAAACAACTTATTTCCGTTCATATTTTTATTTAATGTGTAATACATTTAACGGGAGCCAAAATCGAAACAATCCAAAAATTATGGATAGGAGATTATATGCTCAAATTCCGGATACTGACTATCGAAAAGGAATGTTCTTAAAAGATGCTCCAAATTCGAATACTTCCGCTTCTAATGGAGAAGGAGGTTGGGATAACAACACAAATCCGTTATACACTACAGAAGAAGAATTTGATGCTGAAATTGACCGGCTTGCCAGTGTGTACGGATGGACTTCCAGTCATAATACGCACCCGTATATGCACGTAAAAATGAGACAAAAGTCACCCGGAACAACAGATCCGGATGATATTATTTTAATGCGTTCATCTGAAATGTATTTGATTGAAGCAGAAGCAGAAGCCATGTTAGGCAATATTCAAGCTGCACAAGATGCATTAAAACCATTGGGCGAAGAACGCGATAGTGCTTATGATGTTACCATGTACGATACAAAAGTAAAATTAATGGAACACATTAAGTTTCAGAGAGCTTTAGAATTATGGGGAGAAGGATTCCTTTATACTGATAAGATACGTTGGGACGAAGGAATTGACCATGCTGCTAATGGTGGTTCCGGTGCATCTCAGGGATTGTATCAAAGCGGATTCCAACAAGATAAACCATCAATTAATGATGAGTGGGTATTTAAAATTCCACAAGAAGAAATTGATGCGAATCCAAACTTAGGTCCTGGCGATCAAAATTAA